The [Bacillus] selenitireducens MLS10 genome includes a region encoding these proteins:
- the ribD gene encoding bifunctional diaminohydroxyphosphoribosylaminopyrimidine deaminase/5-amino-6-(5-phosphoribosylamino)uracil reductase RibD, translating into MAVNDDHYMKLAIEIAEATKGQTSPNPQVGCVIVKHNQIKGIGAHLKAGEWHAERQALHMAKEEANGATAYVTLEPCSHHGKTPPCSDALIEAGISRVVTASSDPNPDVSGRGIRRLRDAGIEVVEGVQKERADRMNRWFFHAITKQTPYVTLKFATSLDGKIATATGESQWISNEKSRADVHRIRHQVDGILVGRETVVQDNPSLTTRLPAGGKNPIRIIMDRTLRTPPDSIMLNDGQSPVWIVTNAGASQERKEMLIASGAEIIEITDKDRFIEEMLEVLGRQGISTLLVEGGGTINDQFLTRGLFHEVIHYQAPVIIGGKDAQSSFSGAGVQQLANAPRLLLDQEEWFDDDVKRTYVYKA; encoded by the coding sequence ATGGCAGTGAACGATGACCATTACATGAAACTCGCTATTGAAATAGCTGAGGCAACGAAAGGACAAACATCTCCAAACCCGCAAGTCGGATGCGTGATCGTAAAACACAACCAGATTAAAGGCATTGGTGCACATTTAAAAGCAGGTGAATGGCATGCTGAGCGCCAGGCATTGCACATGGCGAAAGAGGAGGCAAATGGTGCAACGGCTTATGTGACACTCGAACCGTGTTCACATCACGGCAAAACACCACCATGCAGCGACGCACTCATTGAAGCAGGAATCAGTCGTGTGGTAACGGCCTCATCCGATCCGAATCCGGATGTTTCAGGCAGAGGTATCCGGAGATTGAGAGATGCAGGCATTGAAGTGGTAGAGGGAGTTCAGAAGGAAAGAGCCGACCGTATGAACAGATGGTTCTTTCATGCTATCACCAAACAAACGCCTTATGTCACACTCAAATTTGCGACAAGCCTGGATGGAAAGATTGCCACTGCGACTGGAGAAAGCCAGTGGATCAGTAATGAGAAGTCAAGGGCAGATGTGCATCGCATCAGACACCAGGTGGATGGTATCCTCGTCGGACGGGAGACAGTCGTTCAGGACAACCCGTCCTTGACAACGAGACTGCCTGCTGGCGGGAAGAACCCGATACGGATTATTATGGACCGCACACTAAGAACGCCTCCTGACTCAATCATGTTAAATGACGGCCAATCACCTGTATGGATCGTAACGAATGCAGGGGCATCGCAAGAGAGGAAAGAAATGTTGATTGCATCCGGTGCTGAAATCATTGAGATTACTGATAAAGACCGGTTTATCGAAGAGATGCTTGAAGTTCTCGGCAGACAGGGGATCAGTACGCTCCTAGTAGAAGGGGGCGGCACAATCAATGATCAGTTTTTAACGAGAGGGCTTTTTCATGAAGTGATTCATTATCAGGCACCGGTGATCATAGGTGGCAAGGATGCGCAGTCATCTTTTTCCGGAGCAGGTGTTCAGCAGCTTGCCAATGCACCGCGATTGCTCCTCGATCAAGAAGAATGGTTTGATGACGATGTAAAAAGGACGTATGTTTATAAAGCTTAA
- a CDS encoding type II toxin-antitoxin system death-on-curing family toxin → MRYILLHELKAINTLVNRVYTPDKPFGVRDEELLLEAAERPLQSLFGEEAFPTFWLKCAALFSTTLKNRPFYYGNRRTGFAALVLMLHMNGYELTASENEAESFTRYVWTDRPSIGIISEWIEKHAEKREI, encoded by the coding sequence GTGCGTTATATTCTCCTGCATGAGTTAAAAGCTATCAATACATTGGTAAACCGTGTCTATACACCGGATAAACCTTTTGGTGTCAGGGATGAAGAACTGCTTCTTGAAGCGGCAGAGCGGCCGCTTCAAAGTCTCTTTGGTGAAGAAGCTTTTCCGACTTTCTGGTTGAAATGTGCAGCTTTATTCAGTACAACGCTGAAAAACAGACCATTTTATTATGGCAACAGAAGAACCGGCTTTGCTGCACTTGTGTTAATGCTTCATATGAACGGCTATGAATTGACCGCATCAGAAAATGAGGCTGAATCCTTCACGAGGTATGTCTGGACGGACAGGCCATCGATCGGCATTATCTCAGAATGGATTGAGAAACATGCGGAGAAAAGAGAAATTTGA
- a CDS encoding AbrB/MazE/SpoVT family DNA-binding domain-containing protein, translated as MKREEYTERIRKHQDEHMIKIPSEILAFLHAHQGDEMAFQIVDNQVVIRPSRQLDLTGLKLVEDDFIDGMRHVLERYDQTFRTLADRRGE; from the coding sequence ATGAAAAGAGAAGAATACACAGAAAGAATCCGGAAGCATCAGGACGAACATATGATTAAAATTCCGTCTGAGATCCTGGCGTTTTTACACGCCCACCAGGGTGATGAAATGGCCTTTCAGATCGTTGATAATCAGGTTGTCATTCGGCCGTCCCGCCAACTTGATCTGACAGGCCTTAAATTAGTCGAAGATGATTTTATAGATGGGATGCGACATGTCCTTGAACGTTATGATCAGACTTTTCGGACCCTCGCAGACAGAAGGGGGGAATAA
- a CDS encoding PaaI family thioesterase → MNSKKKMAAIQDYYPDDFAHCYGCGRLNENGMKLRTFWHEDESSTVTWYEPRDNQIAIPGFVYGGLLASFVDCHGTGSAALMKHKMNGFMPDDGEDAPRFVTASLHLDYLKPTPHGETLKAIGSVEEIHPKKFKVTVTVYAGTLHVVNGEVVAVQAPSSFDPTQTKS, encoded by the coding sequence ATGAATTCAAAAAAGAAGATGGCGGCGATTCAGGATTATTATCCGGATGACTTTGCCCATTGTTACGGATGTGGAAGACTGAACGAAAACGGTATGAAGCTGCGGACATTTTGGCACGAGGATGAATCATCAACCGTCACCTGGTATGAACCGCGTGATAATCAGATTGCCATACCCGGCTTTGTATATGGCGGTTTACTGGCGTCATTTGTAGACTGTCACGGAACGGGGTCAGCGGCACTGATGAAGCACAAAATGAACGGATTCATGCCAGACGATGGTGAAGACGCCCCTCGCTTTGTGACTGCTTCACTCCATCTTGATTATTTGAAACCTACACCTCACGGAGAAACGCTGAAGGCGATTGGTTCGGTTGAAGAAATCCACCCTAAAAAATTTAAGGTGACCGTTACCGTTTACGCAGGTACATTGCATGTTGTAAACGGTGAAGTCGTTGCCGTACAGGCTCCTTCAAGTTTTGATCCAACGCAGACCAAATCATAA
- a CDS encoding peptidylprolyl isomerase gives MKKGEISFENGEKITIEFYPEEAPGTVENFEKLANDGFYNGLSFHRVIPGFVAQGGCPHGTGTGGPGYTIKCETEGNPHKHERGSLSMAHAGKDTGGSQFFIVFAPQPHLNGVHTVFGQVVEGLDVVDRIKQGDVMQEVKVFEA, from the coding sequence ATGAAAAAAGGCGAAATTTCTTTTGAAAATGGCGAAAAAATCACAATTGAATTCTACCCTGAAGAAGCACCGGGTACAGTTGAAAACTTCGAAAAACTGGCAAACGACGGTTTTTATAACGGGCTCAGCTTCCACAGAGTCATTCCCGGTTTTGTAGCCCAGGGAGGATGTCCACACGGCACAGGAACCGGTGGCCCTGGATATACAATTAAGTGTGAAACAGAAGGAAATCCTCATAAGCACGAACGGGGAAGTCTTTCAATGGCACATGCCGGTAAAGATACCGGTGGCAGTCAGTTCTTTATCGTTTTTGCACCACAGCCTCATTTGAACGGTGTTCATACCGTATTTGGTCAGGTTGTAGAAGGTCTTGACGTGGTTGACCGTATCAAGCAAGGCGATGTCATGCAGGAAGTGAAAGTGTTTGAAGCGTAA
- the lysA gene encoding diaminopimelate decarboxylase, whose protein sequence is MGLYGTSRINEKGHLTIGEVDVTGLAEAYGTPLYVYDVKDIRDRAEAFKSAFERASVQYQVAYASKAFSCVAMFQLADELGLSLDVCSGGELYTALEADFPVDRIHFHGNNKTADELEMAVNERIGCIVVDNFTELTWLMAITEAKELPMDVLIRITPGVEAHTHEYISTGQEDSKFGFDLNSGQATKAIDMIMNHDHLHLLGVHSHIGSQIFKTEGFEHAVKEIYKSLEKWKDDLGYEPEVLNVGGGFGIRYSEHDEPLPIGDYIDKTVQAARSEADKRGMNVPEIWIEPGRAMVGEAGTTLYTIGSRKEIPTLRTYLSVDGGMTDNIRPALYQAEYEAVVANKGHAPEEELVSVAGRCCESGDMLIWDLKIPETAPGDLLAVSSTGAYGYAMASNYNRMLRPAVVFVEDGEYECVIERENYADLVRKESRYSKVVPVTERMG, encoded by the coding sequence ATGGGTTTATATGGAACGAGCAGAATTAACGAAAAAGGACATCTGACCATTGGGGAAGTAGACGTTACAGGGCTCGCGGAGGCTTATGGAACTCCATTGTACGTATACGATGTGAAAGATATACGCGATCGTGCAGAAGCATTTAAATCAGCATTTGAGAGAGCTTCCGTACAGTATCAGGTGGCATATGCCAGTAAAGCATTCAGCTGTGTTGCCATGTTTCAACTGGCTGATGAGCTTGGATTGAGTCTTGATGTGTGTTCGGGCGGTGAACTTTACACGGCCCTTGAGGCGGATTTTCCAGTGGATCGTATTCATTTTCATGGAAACAACAAGACTGCTGATGAACTTGAAATGGCTGTAAATGAGCGGATCGGCTGTATTGTGGTTGACAATTTTACTGAACTGACGTGGCTCATGGCGATAACGGAAGCGAAAGAACTGCCGATGGATGTGCTGATCCGGATAACACCAGGTGTGGAGGCCCACACTCATGAATATATTTCCACCGGTCAGGAAGACTCCAAGTTCGGTTTTGATTTGAACAGTGGACAGGCGACGAAGGCAATTGACATGATTATGAATCATGATCATCTGCATTTACTCGGGGTACACTCGCACATCGGTTCTCAAATTTTCAAGACGGAAGGCTTTGAGCATGCGGTGAAAGAGATCTATAAGAGCCTCGAGAAGTGGAAAGATGATCTCGGCTATGAACCTGAAGTACTGAATGTGGGTGGCGGTTTTGGCATCCGATACAGTGAACACGATGAACCGCTTCCTATTGGCGATTACATTGATAAGACGGTGCAGGCTGCCCGATCAGAAGCTGATAAGCGCGGTATGAACGTACCGGAAATCTGGATCGAACCAGGACGTGCGATGGTTGGTGAAGCAGGGACAACCCTGTACACCATCGGTTCAAGAAAAGAAATCCCGACACTGCGCACCTATCTGTCTGTTGATGGAGGGATGACCGATAATATCCGTCCTGCACTTTATCAGGCTGAATATGAAGCAGTGGTTGCCAACAAGGGACATGCGCCTGAAGAGGAGCTGGTTTCCGTAGCCGGCCGCTGCTGCGAGAGCGGAGATATGCTCATCTGGGACTTGAAGATCCCTGAAACGGCCCCGGGAGATCTCTTGGCTGTATCCTCAACGGGAGCTTATGGCTACGCCATGGCAAGCAACTACAACCGGATGCTTCGCCCAGCCGTTGTATTTGTGGAAGATGGGGAATACGAATGTGTCATTGAAAGAGAGAATTATGCAGACTTGGTCCGAAAAGAGAGCCGTTATTCGAAAGTCGTTCCGGTTACCGAAAGAATGGGCTGA
- a CDS encoding pyrimidine-nucleoside phosphorylase, which translates to MRMVDLIQKKRDGYAHTKEEIRFIIDGYTKDDIPDYQVSAWSMAVYFNDMNDDERAWLTEAIVNSGETIDLSAIEGVKVDKHSTGGVGDTTTLILAPLVASIGVPVAKMSGRGLGHTGGTIDKLESLKGFSVEITNDEFINLVNTNKVAVIGQTDNLTPADKKLYGLRDVTGTVNSIPLIASSIMSKKLAAGADAIVLDVKTGAGAFMKKLDQSKELAEAMVKIGNNLGRNTTAVISDMNQPLGFMIGNALEVKEAIDTLKGEGPDDLTELCYTLGSHMAVLAKKAETIEEARQMLKDAVESGAALEQFKLFIRSQGGDAEVVDHPEQLPTAKNVAEVTADQDGFVSEIIADEIGTAAMLLGAGRATKDSVIDLAVGIELHKKIGDHVQAGEVLASLHVNDAEVEPVIQKVKAAYTLTDNEVKAPQLIYDVIR; encoded by the coding sequence ATGAGAATGGTGGACCTGATTCAAAAGAAACGAGATGGCTATGCTCATACGAAAGAAGAAATCCGGTTTATTATTGATGGTTACACCAAAGATGATATCCCTGATTATCAGGTAAGTGCCTGGTCGATGGCGGTTTATTTCAATGATATGAATGATGACGAGAGGGCCTGGCTCACTGAAGCGATCGTGAACTCTGGTGAAACGATCGATCTTTCTGCCATTGAAGGTGTGAAGGTCGACAAGCATTCGACGGGCGGCGTTGGTGATACCACAACGTTAATTCTTGCGCCTCTTGTGGCAAGCATTGGTGTGCCTGTCGCGAAGATGAGTGGCCGGGGGCTTGGACACACTGGCGGAACCATTGATAAATTGGAGTCACTGAAAGGCTTCAGTGTCGAGATTACAAATGACGAATTTATCAATCTCGTAAACACAAATAAGGTAGCCGTGATCGGACAGACGGATAATCTGACGCCCGCCGATAAAAAACTCTATGGCCTCAGAGATGTTACCGGCACAGTAAATTCCATTCCGCTGATTGCAAGCTCCATCATGAGTAAGAAGCTCGCAGCGGGTGCAGATGCCATTGTCCTGGATGTCAAAACCGGCGCCGGAGCATTTATGAAAAAGCTCGACCAGTCCAAAGAACTGGCTGAAGCCATGGTGAAAATCGGGAATAATCTTGGACGAAATACAACCGCGGTTATTTCAGACATGAACCAGCCCCTTGGTTTTATGATTGGGAATGCCCTCGAAGTCAAGGAAGCGATTGATACGCTCAAAGGTGAAGGACCGGATGATTTGACGGAATTATGCTACACACTCGGCAGCCATATGGCGGTACTGGCGAAAAAAGCTGAAACCATTGAAGAGGCTCGGCAAATGCTGAAAGATGCTGTGGAATCCGGAGCTGCACTTGAACAATTTAAGTTGTTTATCCGTTCTCAGGGCGGGGATGCAGAAGTTGTGGATCATCCTGAACAACTGCCGACTGCGAAAAACGTTGCAGAGGTTACGGCAGATCAAGATGGATTCGTCAGTGAAATTATCGCTGATGAAATTGGAACTGCTGCAATGCTTCTTGGAGCAGGACGTGCGACAAAAGATTCTGTGATTGACCTCGCTGTCGGAATTGAACTCCATAAAAAAATCGGAGATCATGTCCAAGCCGGTGAAGTCCTTGCATCTTTACATGTCAATGACGCTGAAGTGGAACCGGTTATTCAAAAAGTGAAAGCCGCATATACTCTGACAGACAATGAAGTAAAAGCTCCTCAACTGATCTACGATGTGATTCGCTAA
- a CDS encoding purine-nucleoside phosphorylase: protein MITENMIKEAAAYIDSHIQEKPEVAMILGSGLGELADEIEDAVFISFEKVPHFPVSTVAGHKGQLVYGKLEGKMVLAMQGRFHYYEGYTMQEVTFPVRVMHDLGCEGMIVTNACGAMNPSFKPGDLMIIDDHINFTGSNPLLGPNLDDYGPRFPDMSEVYTKELRSFAMDIGKRIGQEADLKRGVYTAVSGPVYMAGAELIMLRTCGADVVGMSTVPEATVAKHMGMKVLGISCITDMAVGESIEGITHEEVIEVAAKAKPRFKALIRQILADSEKSLWEKGGISS, encoded by the coding sequence ATGATTACAGAAAATATGATTAAAGAAGCTGCCGCATATATAGACAGTCACATACAAGAAAAGCCCGAAGTCGCCATGATTCTCGGCTCCGGATTGGGAGAGCTCGCAGACGAGATTGAAGATGCCGTTTTTATTTCGTTTGAAAAGGTGCCTCATTTTCCTGTTTCAACGGTAGCCGGTCATAAAGGGCAACTTGTGTATGGAAAGCTTGAAGGAAAGATGGTGCTTGCGATGCAAGGCCGCTTTCATTATTACGAAGGCTACACGATGCAGGAGGTTACGTTTCCGGTCAGGGTTATGCATGACCTCGGCTGTGAGGGAATGATTGTGACGAATGCATGCGGTGCGATGAATCCATCATTTAAGCCGGGAGATCTGATGATCATTGACGATCATATCAATTTTACCGGCTCCAACCCGCTTCTCGGACCAAATCTCGATGATTACGGTCCGAGGTTTCCGGACATGAGTGAGGTATACACGAAGGAACTCCGTTCGTTTGCGATGGATATCGGCAAACGGATCGGTCAGGAAGCTGATTTAAAGCGCGGCGTCTATACCGCAGTAAGCGGCCCTGTCTATATGGCCGGTGCCGAGTTGATCATGCTTCGTACATGCGGTGCCGATGTCGTTGGGATGTCGACAGTTCCGGAAGCAACAGTTGCTAAACATATGGGCATGAAGGTACTGGGGATCTCCTGCATTACAGATATGGCGGTTGGAGAATCAATCGAAGGGATCACACATGAAGAAGTCATTGAGGTTGCCGCAAAGGCGAAACCGCGATTCAAGGCATTGATCAGACAAATCCTTGCAGATTCAGAGAAAAGTTTATGGGAAAAGGGAGGAATCTCGTCATGA
- a CDS encoding purine-nucleoside phosphorylase: MNIEKMNEARQFIESKLDKKPSIGLILGSGLGVLADEIESPVVIPYNEIPGFPASTVAGHKGQLVIGELKGKTVVAMQGRFHFYEGYDMQTVTLPVRVMKAIGVESLIVTNAAGGVNESFQAGDLMIIKDHLNMFGTNPLIGPNDEEVGVRFPDMSQAYTKEYIELAHQAAKTVGISVQEGVYAGNTGPVYETPAEVRMLRTMGADAVGMSTVPEVIAARHSEMKVLGISCISNMAAGILDQPLTHDEVMETTEQVRHDFLRFVKEIINQL, encoded by the coding sequence ATGAACATCGAAAAAATGAACGAAGCCAGACAATTTATTGAATCAAAACTTGATAAGAAGCCATCCATCGGCCTCATTCTCGGCTCGGGACTAGGTGTACTCGCAGATGAAATCGAATCACCTGTTGTCATTCCTTATAACGAGATTCCCGGTTTTCCTGCCTCGACAGTGGCAGGCCACAAAGGCCAGCTGGTTATTGGAGAACTGAAAGGAAAAACGGTTGTTGCCATGCAGGGGCGCTTTCATTTTTATGAGGGCTATGACATGCAGACAGTGACCCTGCCGGTAAGAGTCATGAAAGCGATCGGTGTAGAATCCCTGATTGTCACAAATGCTGCCGGGGGGGTTAATGAATCCTTCCAGGCAGGTGATCTGATGATCATCAAAGATCATTTGAATATGTTCGGGACGAATCCGCTCATTGGCCCGAATGATGAAGAAGTGGGTGTTCGCTTCCCTGATATGTCCCAGGCATATACAAAAGAATACATTGAACTTGCCCATCAGGCTGCAAAAACCGTCGGAATCTCTGTGCAAGAGGGGGTTTATGCAGGGAACACAGGGCCGGTCTATGAAACCCCTGCAGAAGTTCGCATGCTGCGAACAATGGGTGCAGATGCAGTTGGTATGTCAACGGTTCCCGAAGTCATTGCTGCGAGACACAGTGAGATGAAAGTGCTTGGTATCTCTTGTATTTCAAATATGGCGGCAGGTATTCTTGATCAGCCTTTGACCCATGATGAAGTGATGGAAACAACGGAACAGGTCCGTCATGATTTCCTCAGATTTGTTAAAGAAATTATCAACCAACTGTAA
- the deoB gene encoding phosphopentomutase, with amino-acid sequence MNHYEFNRVFLVVMDSVGIGEAPDAEAFGDKGSDTLGHIAEEMNGLNMPVMDSLGLTKVKSYKGQTSVDQPLGSYGFMQEKSVGKDTMTGHWEIMGLYIDKPFRTFPDGFPDELIQEIEQKTGRKVLGNKPASGTEILVEYGQQHVDTGDLIIYTSADSVLQIAAHEEVVPPEELWEICEMARELTLDEKYMVGRVIARPFVGTEGKWERTSNRHDYALKPFGRTVMNEIKDAGLDSIAIGKISDIYDGEGITQSMRTEDNMDGMDKLNESLKMEFTGLSFLNLVDFDAKFGHRRDPLGYGKALEEYDERLPEVLEAMKDEDLLIITADHGNDPVHSGTDHTREYVPLIAYSKKLNRAIDLGTRMTFADIGATIADNFQVKLPKHGTSFLPELKKGK; translated from the coding sequence ATGAATCACTATGAATTTAATCGCGTATTTCTCGTTGTAATGGACTCAGTTGGAATTGGAGAAGCGCCGGATGCCGAAGCCTTTGGTGACAAAGGTTCTGATACACTCGGTCATATCGCAGAAGAAATGAACGGGCTGAATATGCCTGTCATGGATTCACTGGGTCTGACGAAAGTGAAAAGCTATAAAGGTCAGACTTCTGTCGATCAGCCTTTGGGAAGCTATGGTTTTATGCAGGAGAAGTCCGTGGGGAAAGATACGATGACCGGTCATTGGGAAATTATGGGCCTTTATATTGATAAGCCATTCCGTACGTTTCCTGACGGATTTCCTGATGAACTGATTCAGGAAATCGAACAAAAGACAGGGCGCAAAGTGCTTGGTAATAAACCGGCTTCCGGTACTGAAATACTGGTCGAGTACGGTCAGCAACACGTTGATACAGGCGATCTGATAATCTATACATCTGCGGATTCTGTGCTTCAAATTGCCGCTCACGAAGAGGTTGTTCCCCCTGAAGAACTGTGGGAAATTTGTGAAATGGCCAGAGAACTGACCCTCGATGAGAAATACATGGTGGGTCGCGTCATTGCACGTCCGTTCGTCGGTACAGAAGGAAAATGGGAACGAACGTCAAATCGGCACGATTATGCCCTGAAGCCATTTGGCCGAACCGTTATGAATGAAATCAAAGATGCAGGTCTAGACTCCATTGCCATTGGCAAGATATCAGATATTTACGACGGCGAAGGGATAACCCAATCGATGCGCACGGAAGACAATATGGACGGCATGGATAAATTGAATGAATCACTGAAAATGGAATTCACGGGCTTAAGCTTCTTGAACCTGGTTGATTTCGATGCCAAATTCGGCCATCGTCGCGACCCGCTTGGTTACGGTAAAGCGCTTGAGGAATACGATGAGCGTCTGCCGGAAGTCCTTGAAGCCATGAAGGATGAGGATCTCCTCATCATCACTGCCGATCATGGTAATGATCCGGTTCATTCAGGAACCGATCATACAAGGGAATATGTGCCATTGATTGCATACAGCAAAAAGCTGAACCGTGCCATTGATCTTGGTACAAGAATGACGTTCGCAGATATCGGTGCAACAATTGCAGATAATTTCCAGGTTAAATTGCCTAAACACGGCACGAGCTTCTTGCCGGAACTGAAGAAAGGGAAGTGA
- the xerD gene encoding site-specific tyrosine recombinase XerD — MDRSIDTYTHYLSVEKGLSTKTIEAYAGDLSGYLTFLQDTYGIFSWKDVNKKHVLHYLQWMNQSGKASSSISRTLSAIKSLHVFLMLEKEMDENPAVHIERPRKPAILPKTLAISEVEALFSAAEGNRPIDIRTVAMLEVLYSTGMRVSELCALELKDLNLEMGFVKCTGKGNTERIIPLGEFATEAIRIYLDHARPVMMKDKEHHDLFVNHHGHRISRQGFWKLIRSLATKAGIQKEISPHTLRHSFATHLLENGADLRSVQEMLGHSDISTTQIYTHISQTRMRDVYRKHHPRA, encoded by the coding sequence ATGGATCGTTCTATTGATACCTATACGCATTATTTGTCCGTAGAAAAAGGGTTGTCGACAAAAACGATAGAAGCCTATGCCGGAGATCTTTCTGGTTATCTTACATTTTTGCAGGACACATACGGGATTTTCTCTTGGAAAGATGTAAATAAAAAACATGTGCTGCACTATTTACAGTGGATGAATCAGAGTGGAAAAGCATCGAGCTCAATCTCACGGACATTGTCAGCGATCAAATCCCTTCATGTATTCCTGATGCTCGAAAAAGAGATGGATGAGAATCCGGCTGTTCATATTGAACGCCCGAGAAAACCGGCTATTCTGCCGAAAACATTGGCGATCTCTGAAGTGGAAGCGCTTTTTTCTGCAGCGGAAGGAAACAGGCCTATTGATATTCGCACAGTTGCGATGCTTGAGGTTCTGTATTCAACCGGAATGCGGGTATCGGAGTTGTGTGCATTGGAACTGAAAGATCTCAATTTGGAGATGGGTTTTGTGAAATGTACAGGAAAGGGCAATACAGAGCGCATTATCCCTTTAGGAGAGTTTGCGACTGAAGCCATCCGGATTTATCTCGATCATGCGCGACCTGTCATGATGAAGGACAAAGAGCACCATGATCTCTTTGTCAATCATCACGGTCACCGGATCAGCCGTCAGGGATTTTGGAAGCTGATTCGTTCACTTGCAACAAAGGCGGGGATTCAAAAGGAAATCAGTCCTCACACCCTGCGCCATTCGTTCGCAACACATCTTCTCGAAAATGGTGCAGACTTAAGGTCGGTCCAGGAGATGCTTGGTCATTCTGATATTTCGACCACTCAGATTTACACCCATATTTCCCAAACGAGAATGAGGGATGTGTACCGTAAACATCACCCGAGGGCGTGA
- the fur gene encoding ferric iron uptake transcriptional regulator, whose protein sequence is MEQRIERIKKQLHSQSYKLTPQREATVRVLLENEDDHLSAEDVYMLVKEKYPEIGLATVYRTLELLTELKIVDKINFGDGVSRYDLRQEGANHFHHHLVCIECGAVDEIQEDLLDDVEKVVESRWNFQIKDHRLTFHGICYRCQ, encoded by the coding sequence ATGGAACAACGTATTGAACGGATCAAAAAGCAACTGCACTCACAAAGCTATAAACTGACCCCTCAACGGGAGGCGACTGTCAGAGTTCTTCTTGAGAATGAAGATGACCACCTCAGTGCAGAGGATGTCTACATGCTGGTCAAAGAGAAATATCCGGAAATTGGACTTGCGACGGTTTACAGGACGCTTGAACTGTTAACCGAATTAAAAATTGTTGATAAAATTAATTTTGGAGACGGGGTATCCCGATACGATTTGCGCCAGGAAGGTGCGAATCACTTCCATCATCATCTTGTTTGTATTGAATGCGGTGCTGTGGATGAAATTCAGGAAGACCTTCTCGATGATGTGGAAAAAGTGGTCGAATCACGCTGGAACTTTCAGATTAAAGATCACAGATTGACTTTCCATGGCATATGCTATCGTTGCCAATAA
- a CDS encoding NUDIX domain-containing protein codes for MKKLFEEKTISREPIFKGNVIEVEVQEVSLPDGKTSKRELVHHNGAVAVIAFNRNGELILVRQYRKALEKAIAEIPAGKLEPGEDPLSSAKRELQEETGIRAEQWTELVSFYTSPGFANELVYVFLAEDLEEGAANPDEDEFVERVDVSLEEAKAMIRSGDIHDAKTIYAVQVMEMRHLK; via the coding sequence GTGAAAAAGCTGTTTGAGGAAAAAACGATATCGAGAGAACCGATTTTCAAAGGTAACGTGATCGAAGTTGAGGTACAAGAGGTCTCACTTCCTGACGGGAAAACTTCAAAACGGGAACTGGTCCATCATAACGGTGCTGTTGCTGTGATTGCCTTTAACCGGAACGGTGAACTGATTCTTGTCCGCCAATACAGAAAGGCTCTCGAAAAAGCCATCGCAGAAATTCCGGCAGGGAAGCTTGAACCAGGAGAAGACCCCCTTTCATCTGCGAAACGGGAGTTACAGGAAGAGACGGGGATTCGTGCAGAACAATGGACGGAACTCGTGTCTTTTTATACAAGTCCCGGATTTGCCAATGAACTGGTTTACGTGTTCCTCGCTGAGGATTTGGAGGAAGGTGCGGCAAACCCGGATGAGGATGAGTTTGTTGAGCGGGTTGATGTTTCACTTGAAGAAGCGAAAGCCATGATTCGTTCAGGCGATATTCATGATGCCAAGACAATTTACGCGGTTCAGGTGATGGAAATGCGACATTTAAAATAA